The DNA sequence TGGGACGACTGGGAGCACTTCCACGAACTCGAAGCCAAGGGCCTCATCATGTACGGCCAGATGACCGCCGGGTCGTGGGCGTACATCGGCACGCAGGGCATCATTCAGGGCACCTACGAGACGTTGGCCGCGCTCGCGGACGAACACTACGACGGCGACCTCACCGGTAAAATCGTCGTCACGGGCGGACTCGGCGGCATGGGCGGTGCCCAACCGCTCGCCGTGACGATGAACCACGGCGTCTGCATCGCCGCCGAAGTGGACGAGAGACGAATCGACCGTCGCATCGAGACCGGCTATTGCATGGAGAAGACGGACGATTTGGACGAAGCCATCGAGAAAGCAAAGGAGGCCGCGGAGGCCGGGGAACCGTACTCCATCGGCGTTCACATCAACGCGGCCGACATGCTGGAGGGAATGTTGGAACGGGAGTTCGTCCCCGACGTCATCACCGACCAGACGAGCGCACACGACGAACTGGAGGGCTACTACCCGTCCGGATACACCGTCGCGGAGGCCGACGAACTCCGCGAGGAGGATGCCGAAAAGTACGTCGAGGAGAGTCTCGACACGATGGCCCGTCACGTGCAGGGTATCCTCGACATTCAGGACGCGGGTGCGGTCGCCTTCGAGTACGGCAACAACATCCGCGGCCAGGTGAAAGAACACCGGAACATGCAGCACGCGTTCGACTTCCCTGGCTTCGTTCCGGCGTACATCCGTCCCTTGTTCTGCCAGGGCAAGGGGCCGTTCCGTTGGGCCGCGCTCTCGGGCAATCCGGACGACATCCACCGAACCGACGAGGCCGTCGTGGAACTGTTCCCCGAGAAGGAGCAACTCCACCGCTGGATCGACCTCGCACAGGAGCAGGTCGAGTTTCAGGGGCTTCCCTCGCGGGTTTGTTGGCTCGGATATTCTACTGATGACGACGGCCTTACCGAGCGCGCCCGCTTCGCGCTCCGCATCAACGAACTCGTCGCGGACGGTGAAATCGAGGCCCCCATCGTCGTCACCCGCGACCACCTCGACGCGGGGTCGGTCGCCAGTCCCAACCGCGAAACCGAGGCCATGCGCGACGGCTCCGACGCCGTCGCCGACTGGCCGATTCTGAACGCCCTCCTGAACTGCGCGGCGGGCGCTGACATCGTCTCCGTCCACGACGGCGGCGGCGTCGGCATCGGCAACGCGCTCCACGCGAACAACCACGTCGTGCTCGACGGCACGGACCTCGCGGCCGAAAAGGCCCGTCGCGTCTTCACGACCGACCCCGGAATGGGCGTCATTCGCCACGCCGACGCGGGCTACGACGAAGCGCTCGAACAGGCCGAGAAATCGAACGTCGCGGTTCCGATGCGTGATCGGACATGACCGGATTGAATCCACCGTCCGAATGGCGCGGGACTTCCGGCGACCCGAACGACGAGCAGTTCGGCGACATCGTGGAACCCATCGAAGAACTGGACGACGACGTGCTCGCCCAGTTCGACGCGGTACTGCTCGGCGAACCGTTCGACCACGCCGTCATCGGTCGCAAAGGCGCGGTGGACGGCCCGGCGGCGCTCCGCGAGACTCTCGCGGGCGTGAAAACCCACCACTTCGATGCCGGACCGGTCGAGTCGGTCGGCGACGTTGGCGACGTGATGCTCATGCTCGACGACGAGGGTGAGAAAGTCACCACCGAGTTGCTTCAGCGAAAGGCTGGCGTCCTCGCGAAGCGACTCCACGACGCCGATACGTTGCCCGTCTTCCTCGGCGGGGACAACTCGTTCACGTATCCGAACGCCGCACCGCTCCTCGAAGACTGCTCGCTCGGCGTCATCAACTTCGACGCGCACCTCGACGTGCGCGAGGTGCGCGACGACCCGACCAGCGGCACTCCGTACCGCCAGTTGTTCGAGGCAGGTCTCGATTCCTACGCCTGTGTCGGCGCGCGGCATTTCGAGACGAGTTCGGCGTACGCCGATTACGTCCGCGAAAACGAGGGAGCAATCGTCACGGCCGAAGAGGTCGGCGACGATTCGGTTTCCGCCATCGACACCGCACTGGATTCGATGAGCGACGTGGACGCCATCTACGTCAGCGTCGATGTGGACGTGCTCGACGCCGCGTTCGCACCCGGCGTCAGCGCCCCGACGCCCGGCGGGATTTCCACCCGAGAACTGTTCCGGATGCTCCGCCTCGTCGCGGCCGACGACCGGGTCGCCGGATTCGAAGTCGTGGAATGTGCCCCGTCGCTCGACCACGACGAACTGACGGTGAAGGCCGGTGCACGAGCGATCGCACACTTCCTTTCAACGTACGGAGGTGGCAAATGACCGACTCATCACGATCCGACGAAAACGAGGTAACAGCGGTCGTCCACGACGCGAAACAGATAGTCACCGTCGAGGAGGACGGTTCCCTCGGGATTTACGAGGACGCCGCACTCGCCGCGATAGACGGCGAAGTCGCACGCATCGGTGCGAACGGGCCGGTCACCCGCGAATACCCGCCGGAGAACGCGACCCATTCCGTCGATGGGAGCGGCAAAACCGTGATTCCGGGATTCGTCGACCCCCACACACACGCGCTGTTTGCCGGTGACCGCTCCGACGAATTCGAGGCGAAACTACAGGGCAAGACGTATCAAGAAATCCTCGCGGACGGCGGCGGTATCCTGCGAACCGTCCGAGCCACGCGCGAGGCCAGCGACGAGCGACTGCTGTCGAACCTGCTCTCGCATCTCGACACGATGCTCGCCCACGGGACGACGACCGTCGAGGTGAAATCCGGGTACGGACTCGACACGAAAACCGAACTTCGAATGCTCGACGTCATCGCACAGGCCGACGACCGCCACCCCGTCGACGTCGTCCCGACGTTCATGGGCGCACACGCGATTCCGGAAGGCCGGGACGCGGACGACTACGTGGACGAAGTCGTGGACGAACAGATTCCGGCCGTCGTGGAACAGGGCATCGCGGAGTTCTGCGACGTGTTCTGCGAGGAAGGCGTCTTCACCGTCCCGCAGTCCCGCCGCGTGCTGAAAACCGGCGAGGAATACGGCCTGACGCCGAAAATCCACGCCGAGGAACTCGCGCACATCGGCGGGTCGCAACTCGGCGCGAAACTCGGCGCGACGAGCGCGGACCACCTCCTGTACGCGACGCAGGAGGACATCGACGCGCTGACGGCAGCGGGCGTGGTTCCCGTCCTGCTTCCCGGTACCGCGTTCGGTCTCGGTGCCGAGTTCGCCGACGCGAGGGCATTCCTCGATGCGGGCGCACCCGTCGCAATCGCGACCGACTTCAACCCGAACTGCCACTCCCAGAGCATGGGCTTTGCAACCTCGCTGGCCTGCGTCGAGATGGGCATGACGCCCGCCGAAGCGTTGGTGGCGGGGACGAAACACGCCGCGATGGCGCTCGACATGCAGGACGGAGCGGGCACGCTCCAACCCGGAACGCCCGCCGACATCGCCGTTATCGACGCGCCGAGCTACGTACACGTCCCTTACAACTACGGCGTGAACACCGTCGAAACGGTGCTGAAGGGCGGCGAGGTGGTCCATCGTGAGTAAAATCGAAATCGACGGCGAATCGCTGACGCCCGAGGACGTGGAACGTGTCGCACGCGACGACGCGACCGTACTCGTCCCCGAAGACGCGAGAGAACGAGTTCGAACCGCACGAAAACGAGTCGAAGAGGTCGTCGAGAGCGGCGAAGCCGTCTACGGCGTCAACACCGGTTTCGGCGAACTCGTGGACGAGCGGATTCCCCCGGAAGACATCGAAACGCTCCAGACGAACCTCATTCGAAGCCACGCCGCCGGAGCGGGCCGCGAACTGACCCGCGAGGAAGTCCGCGCCATGATGCTCGGACGGGTCAACGCGCTCGTCAAGGGCTACTCCGGCATCCGTGAAGTCGTCGTGGACCAACTCGTCACGATGTTGAACGAGGGGATTCACCCGGTCGTCAAATCCCGCGGAAGCCTCGGCGCGAGCGCGACCTAGCGCCGCTCGCGCACCTCGCGTTGGTCATCATGGGCGAGGGAACTGCGACCATCGATGGCGAGAAACTGGACGGCGCGGACGCGCTCGAAACCGCCGAACTGGAGCCCATAACTCTCGCGGCGAAGGAAGGGTTGGCGCTCATCAACGGTACCCAGCTTTCGGTCGGCCTCGCCGCGCTCGCCGTGCTCGACACCGAACGGGCGATTCGTGCGGCGGACGTCGCCGGGGCACTCACGACCGAGGTGACGATGGGAACGACCGCCTCCGCGGACCACGTCATCGCCGACGTTCGCCCGCACGACGGCCACGCGAAGACGGCACGGAACATCAAGCGCCTCACCGAGGATTCCGAAATCGTCGAATCCCACCGAAACTGCGACCGGGTGCAGGACGCCTACTCGATTCGCTGTATGCCGCAGGTTCACGGCGCGGTTCGGGACGCTGTCGCCCATCTGCGGTCGGCCGTCGAAGTCGAACTCAACAGCGCGACGGACAACCCGCTCATCTTCCCGGCCGACAGCGTGCACAGTCGCGCGAGCGGTGCGGGCGACGCCGCGGTCCTCTCGGGTGGGAACTTCCACGGCGACCCACTCGCGCTCCCGCTCGACTACCTGACGAACGCCGTCACGGAACTCGCGGCCATCTCGGAGCGGCGGGTGGACCGCATGCTCAATCCGAACGTTCAGGAACCGCACCTCCCGCCGTTCCTCACCGAACACAGCGGCCTGCGTTCGGGCTACATGATCGCCCAGTACACCGCCGCCGCGCTGTTGAACGAGAACCGCTCCATCGGCCGCGCGTCGATGGACAACACGCCCGTCAGCGGCAATCAGGAGGACCACGTCAGCATGAGCGCCCAGAGCGCGTACAACGCGCGCCGCGCCGTGGCGAACACGCTCTCCATCGTCGGCATCGAACTCGTCTGCGGCGCGCAGGCGTCGGAATTCGTCTCGGACGACCTCTCCCACGGCGTCGGAACCGGCGCGGCCTACGATGCCGTTCGTGAAGTCGTGCCGCCGCTCACCGAAGACCGACCCATCCACGAGGATATTGCCGCCGCCGAGACGCTGATCTGGTCCGGGTTGCTCGACGAGCGCGTGGACGA is a window from the Haladaptatus sp. R4 genome containing:
- the hutU gene encoding urocanate hydratase → MNEGTEADHDIGEPSAQWREYQGAPTGTDIECRGWRQEAALRMLNNNLDPDVGEKPEELVVYGGTGRAARSWDAYDAIMAELRELDDDETLLVQSGKPVGRFTTHERAPRVLIANSNIVGKWDDWEHFHELEAKGLIMYGQMTAGSWAYIGTQGIIQGTYETLAALADEHYDGDLTGKIVVTGGLGGMGGAQPLAVTMNHGVCIAAEVDERRIDRRIETGYCMEKTDDLDEAIEKAKEAAEAGEPYSIGVHINAADMLEGMLEREFVPDVITDQTSAHDELEGYYPSGYTVAEADELREEDAEKYVEESLDTMARHVQGILDIQDAGAVAFEYGNNIRGQVKEHRNMQHAFDFPGFVPAYIRPLFCQGKGPFRWAALSGNPDDIHRTDEAVVELFPEKEQLHRWIDLAQEQVEFQGLPSRVCWLGYSTDDDGLTERARFALRINELVADGEIEAPIVVTRDHLDAGSVASPNRETEAMRDGSDAVADWPILNALLNCAAGADIVSVHDGGGVGIGNALHANNHVVLDGTDLAAEKARRVFTTDPGMGVIRHADAGYDEALEQAEKSNVAVPMRDRT
- the hutG gene encoding formimidoylglutamase translates to MTGLNPPSEWRGTSGDPNDEQFGDIVEPIEELDDDVLAQFDAVLLGEPFDHAVIGRKGAVDGPAALRETLAGVKTHHFDAGPVESVGDVGDVMLMLDDEGEKVTTELLQRKAGVLAKRLHDADTLPVFLGGDNSFTYPNAAPLLEDCSLGVINFDAHLDVREVRDDPTSGTPYRQLFEAGLDSYACVGARHFETSSAYADYVRENEGAIVTAEEVGDDSVSAIDTALDSMSDVDAIYVSVDVDVLDAAFAPGVSAPTPGGISTRELFRMLRLVAADDRVAGFEVVECAPSLDHDELTVKAGARAIAHFLSTYGGGK
- the hutI gene encoding imidazolonepropionase, whose product is MTDSSRSDENEVTAVVHDAKQIVTVEEDGSLGIYEDAALAAIDGEVARIGANGPVTREYPPENATHSVDGSGKTVIPGFVDPHTHALFAGDRSDEFEAKLQGKTYQEILADGGGILRTVRATREASDERLLSNLLSHLDTMLAHGTTTVEVKSGYGLDTKTELRMLDVIAQADDRHPVDVVPTFMGAHAIPEGRDADDYVDEVVDEQIPAVVEQGIAEFCDVFCEEGVFTVPQSRRVLKTGEEYGLTPKIHAEELAHIGGSQLGAKLGATSADHLLYATQEDIDALTAAGVVPVLLPGTAFGLGAEFADARAFLDAGAPVAIATDFNPNCHSQSMGFATSLACVEMGMTPAEALVAGTKHAAMALDMQDGAGTLQPGTPADIAVIDAPSYVHVPYNYGVNTVETVLKGGEVVHRE